Proteins encoded by one window of Nasonia vitripennis strain AsymCx chromosome 5, Nvit_psr_1.1, whole genome shotgun sequence:
- the LOC100123688 gene encoding actin-binding LIM protein 1 isoform X1 — MHYSWALSISAKQESRDDVERKKIARKKNRTEIFDGSLGYATRVRCNRLYGIHVGKTFCQACKKKCSGEVLRVQDKYFHIGCFKCAQCNTSLAQGGFFAREGAYYCTKDYRERWGTKCAGCGEYVEGDVVTAGEKHAFHPNCFHCQRCRQPLLGQGTKVTLVQGQALCHRCVSIPVREASTPVSSAGKDTGSGGTGQDPGACAGCRQELREGQALVALDRQWHVWCFKCHSCDTVLHGEYMGKDGVPYCEKDYQKQFGVKCAYCNRYISGKVLQAGENHHFHPTCARCTKCGDPFGDGEEMFLQGAAIWHPRCGPGPTGPNGIVNGHSEAHTPQHRSTSTAGANTQDHSERISSSASEMQFSLRSRTPSLNGSLCSPYSSLSRKYYPARTGSPGLILREYGRGGHENVSRIYTYSYLTETPSQGYLRRPIQPYDKPPTSPHFHRPSSSRSIRSSGGRSSRSGMRALVDALSETRPKSPAAGSQVDNDEPIELAHYPDASKPPPGKQPPIERDDFPAPPYPYTDPERRRRWSDTYKGVPDSEDEDEVDQKSIKEVEQKLKKEQDELSKIDTGIAKVFLQDREKDRENLRHKAANVDPRNASRTPSANREPAYRLRYESPVGASPSRNIDHARPWEDEDGISYRSSVGPSYNAGGRSSTRSPAPRNYPPLGSQRAFTLPNSIRHYYSGDYSFSGMGDKTHSTDFSSGKSDISTGSITDVDRRALVCTTAPYYSQRLSMNDGGILPSSTTYTGGLGSVAVGQHHQHVGQHVRRSLPDMGAAPAEPPKLYPYHLLVITNYRLPADVDRCNLERHLSDAEFEAVLHCTRSEFYRMPQWRRNDIKRRARLF; from the exons ATGCATTATTCATGGGCTTTGAGCATCAGCGCTAAACAAGAGAGTAGAGACGATGTGGAGAGGAAGAAGATAGCGAGGAAGAAGAATAGAACCGAGATTTTCGACGGATCGCTGGGATACGCGACGAGAGTACGATGTAATCGACTTTACGGAATACACGTCG GGAAGACCTTCTGCCAGGCATGCAAGAAGAAGTGCAGCGGCGAGGTGCTGCGCGTTCAGGACAAGTACTTCCACATCGGCTGCTTCAAGTGCGCCCAGTGCAACACCAGTCTCGCGCAGGGCGGCTTCTTCGCTCGCGAGGGTGCCTACTACTGCACCAAG GACTACCGAGAACGATGGGGGACCAAGTGCGCCGGCTGTGGCGAGTACGTCGAGGGCGACGTCGTGACGGCTGGCGAGAAACACGCTTTCCATCCCAACTGCTTTCACTGCCAAAGATGCAGACAGCCTCTGCTCGGACAGGGCACTAAAGTCACTCTCGTTCAAG GTCAGGCGTTGTGTCACCGATGCGTGAGCATACCCGTGAGGGAAGCCTCGACGCCGGTCAGCAGCGCCGGTAAGGACACTGGAAGCGGAGGTACTGGACAGGATCCCGGAGCCTGCGCCGGTTGCAGGCAAGAGCTCAGAGAGGGACAGGCCCTGGTGGCACTCGATAGGCAATGGCACGTCTGGTGCTTCAAGTGCCACAGCTGCGATACCGTCTTGCATGGCGAGTACATGGGAAA GGACGGTGTGCCTTACTGCGAGAAAGACTACCAGAAGCAGTTCGGGGTGAAGTGCGCATACTGCAACCGCTACATCAGCGGCAAAGTCCTTCAAGCCGGCGAGAACCACCACTTCCACCCGACCTGCGCGCGTTGCACCAAGTGCGGCGACCCCTTCGGCGACGGCGAGGAGATGTTCCTTCAAGGAGCTGCGATATGGCATCCGCGTTGCGGACCAGGACCCACCGGTCCCAACGGTATCGTCAACGGACACTCCGAGGCCCACACGCCCCAGCATCGCAGCACCTCGACCGCGGGTGCCAATACCCAAGACCATTCCGAGCGCATTTCCAGCAGCGCCTCGGAGATGCAG TTTTCATTGAGGTCTCGCACGCCAAGTCTGAACGGATCCCTATGCAGCCCTTACAGCAGTCTGAGTCGCAAG TACTATCCAGCGAGAACCGGCAGTCCAGGATTGATCCTGCGGGAGTACGGCCGAGGCGGCCACGAAAACGTTTCTAGAATTTACACCTACTCGTATCTGACCGAGACACCGAGTCAGGGATATCTCAGGCGCCCGATCCAACCCTACGACAAGCCACCCACTAGCCCGCACTTTCATAGACCAAGCT CTTCACGTTCGATAAGAAGCAGCGGCGGCCGCAGCAGTCGCTCGGGCATGCGAGCCCTGGTGGACGCCCTAAGCGAGACGAGGCCAAAGTCGCCGGCGGCTGGCAGCCAGGTAGACAACGACGAGCCGATCGAACTCGCCCACTATCCCGACGCCTCGAAGCCGCCACCCGGCAAGCAGCCACCTATCGAGAGAGATGACTTTCCAGCTCCGCCTTATCCCTACACGGATCCCGAGAGACGCAGGCGCTGGTCGGACACCTACAAG GGAGTACCAGATTCGGAGGACGAGGATGAGGTAGATCAAAAGTCCATTAAGGAGGTGGAGCAGAAGCTGAAGAAAGAGCAGGACGAATTGAGCAAGATAGACACGGGTATAGCCAAGGTGTTTCTACAGGACCGTGAGAAAGACCGGGAAAATCTCAGACACAAGGCGGCGAACGTCGACCCGAGAAACGCTTCCAGAACCCCGTCTGCCAACCGCGAGCCGGCTTACAGACTTCGCTACGAAAGTCCAGTTGGTGCCT CGCCATCGAGAAACATCGACCACGCACGACCTTGGGAAGACGAAGATGGAATAAGTTACAGATCTAGCGTAGGACCGAGTTATAACG CCGGTGGCAGGTCGTCGACGCGATCCCCGGCACCGAGGAACTATCCGCCTCTAGGCTCTCAGCGTGCCTTCACTCTTCCGAACTCCATTAGGCACTATTACTCG GGGGACTACTCGTTCAGCGGCATGGGCGACAAGACGCACAGCACTGACTTTTCTTCCGGCAAATCAGATA TATCAACAGGCAGCATCACGGACGTGGACCGGCGGGCACTGGTATGTACAACAGCCCCGTACTACTCCCAGCGGCTTAGCATG AATGACGGGGGCATCCTGCCGTCGTCGACGACGTACACCGGCGGTCTGGGCTCGGTGGCAGTGGGCCAGCATCATCAGCACGTGGGACAACACGTGCGACGCTCACTACCGGACATGGGCGCGGCGCCCGCGGAGCCACCAAAACTCTACCCGTATCACCTGCTCGTCATCACTAATTACAGACTACCGGCCGACGTGGATCGTTGCAATCTCGAG CGTCATCTCTCGGATGCCGAATTCGAAGCTGTTCTCCACTGCACGCGGTCCGAGTTTTATCGGATGCCGCAGTGGCGTCGCAACGACATCAAGAGGCGCGCTCGACTATTCTAA
- the LOC100123688 gene encoding actin-binding LIM protein 1 isoform X10, with protein sequence MGKTFCQACKKKCSGEVLRVQDKYFHIGCFKCAQCNTSLAQGGFFAREGAYYCTKDYRERWGTKCAGCGEYVEGDVVTAGEKHAFHPNCFHCQRCRQPLLGQGTKVTLVQGQALCHRCVSIPVREASTPVSSAGKDTGSGGTGQDPGACAGCRQELREGQALVALDRQWHVWCFKCHSCDTVLHGEYMGKDGVPYCEKDYQKQFGVKCAYCNRYISGKVLQAGENHHFHPTCARCTKCGDPFGDGEEMFLQGAAIWHPRCGPGPTGPNGIVNGHSEAHTPQHRSTSTAGANTQDHSERISSSASEMQFSLRSRTPSLNGSLCSPYSSLSRKYYPARTGSPGLILREYGRGGHENVSRIYTYSYLTETPSQGYLRRPIQPYDKPPTSPHFHRPSSSRSIRSSGGRSSRSGMRALVDALSETRPKSPAAGSQVDNDEPIELAHYPDASKPPPGKQPPIERDDFPAPPYPYTDPERRRRWSDTYKGVPDSEDEDEVDQKSIKEVEQKLKKEQDELSKIDTGIAKVFLQDREKDRENLRHKAANVDPRNASRTPSANREPAYRLRYESPVGASPSRNIDHARPWEDEDGISYRSSVGPSYNAGGRSSTRSPAPRNYPPLGSQRAFTLPNSIRHYYSGDYSFSGMGDKTHSTDFSSGKSDISTGSITDVDRRALVCTTAPYYSQRLSMNDGGILPSSTTYTGGLGSVAVGQHHQHVGQHVRRSLPDMGAAPAEPPKLYPYHLLVITNYRLPADVDRCNLERHLSDAEFEAVLHCTRSEFYRMPQWRRNDIKRRARLF encoded by the exons GGAAGACCTTCTGCCAGGCATGCAAGAAGAAGTGCAGCGGCGAGGTGCTGCGCGTTCAGGACAAGTACTTCCACATCGGCTGCTTCAAGTGCGCCCAGTGCAACACCAGTCTCGCGCAGGGCGGCTTCTTCGCTCGCGAGGGTGCCTACTACTGCACCAAG GACTACCGAGAACGATGGGGGACCAAGTGCGCCGGCTGTGGCGAGTACGTCGAGGGCGACGTCGTGACGGCTGGCGAGAAACACGCTTTCCATCCCAACTGCTTTCACTGCCAAAGATGCAGACAGCCTCTGCTCGGACAGGGCACTAAAGTCACTCTCGTTCAAG GTCAGGCGTTGTGTCACCGATGCGTGAGCATACCCGTGAGGGAAGCCTCGACGCCGGTCAGCAGCGCCGGTAAGGACACTGGAAGCGGAGGTACTGGACAGGATCCCGGAGCCTGCGCCGGTTGCAGGCAAGAGCTCAGAGAGGGACAGGCCCTGGTGGCACTCGATAGGCAATGGCACGTCTGGTGCTTCAAGTGCCACAGCTGCGATACCGTCTTGCATGGCGAGTACATGGGAAA GGACGGTGTGCCTTACTGCGAGAAAGACTACCAGAAGCAGTTCGGGGTGAAGTGCGCATACTGCAACCGCTACATCAGCGGCAAAGTCCTTCAAGCCGGCGAGAACCACCACTTCCACCCGACCTGCGCGCGTTGCACCAAGTGCGGCGACCCCTTCGGCGACGGCGAGGAGATGTTCCTTCAAGGAGCTGCGATATGGCATCCGCGTTGCGGACCAGGACCCACCGGTCCCAACGGTATCGTCAACGGACACTCCGAGGCCCACACGCCCCAGCATCGCAGCACCTCGACCGCGGGTGCCAATACCCAAGACCATTCCGAGCGCATTTCCAGCAGCGCCTCGGAGATGCAG TTTTCATTGAGGTCTCGCACGCCAAGTCTGAACGGATCCCTATGCAGCCCTTACAGCAGTCTGAGTCGCAAG TACTATCCAGCGAGAACCGGCAGTCCAGGATTGATCCTGCGGGAGTACGGCCGAGGCGGCCACGAAAACGTTTCTAGAATTTACACCTACTCGTATCTGACCGAGACACCGAGTCAGGGATATCTCAGGCGCCCGATCCAACCCTACGACAAGCCACCCACTAGCCCGCACTTTCATAGACCAAGCT CTTCACGTTCGATAAGAAGCAGCGGCGGCCGCAGCAGTCGCTCGGGCATGCGAGCCCTGGTGGACGCCCTAAGCGAGACGAGGCCAAAGTCGCCGGCGGCTGGCAGCCAGGTAGACAACGACGAGCCGATCGAACTCGCCCACTATCCCGACGCCTCGAAGCCGCCACCCGGCAAGCAGCCACCTATCGAGAGAGATGACTTTCCAGCTCCGCCTTATCCCTACACGGATCCCGAGAGACGCAGGCGCTGGTCGGACACCTACAAG GGAGTACCAGATTCGGAGGACGAGGATGAGGTAGATCAAAAGTCCATTAAGGAGGTGGAGCAGAAGCTGAAGAAAGAGCAGGACGAATTGAGCAAGATAGACACGGGTATAGCCAAGGTGTTTCTACAGGACCGTGAGAAAGACCGGGAAAATCTCAGACACAAGGCGGCGAACGTCGACCCGAGAAACGCTTCCAGAACCCCGTCTGCCAACCGCGAGCCGGCTTACAGACTTCGCTACGAAAGTCCAGTTGGTGCCT CGCCATCGAGAAACATCGACCACGCACGACCTTGGGAAGACGAAGATGGAATAAGTTACAGATCTAGCGTAGGACCGAGTTATAACG CCGGTGGCAGGTCGTCGACGCGATCCCCGGCACCGAGGAACTATCCGCCTCTAGGCTCTCAGCGTGCCTTCACTCTTCCGAACTCCATTAGGCACTATTACTCG GGGGACTACTCGTTCAGCGGCATGGGCGACAAGACGCACAGCACTGACTTTTCTTCCGGCAAATCAGATA TATCAACAGGCAGCATCACGGACGTGGACCGGCGGGCACTGGTATGTACAACAGCCCCGTACTACTCCCAGCGGCTTAGCATG AATGACGGGGGCATCCTGCCGTCGTCGACGACGTACACCGGCGGTCTGGGCTCGGTGGCAGTGGGCCAGCATCATCAGCACGTGGGACAACACGTGCGACGCTCACTACCGGACATGGGCGCGGCGCCCGCGGAGCCACCAAAACTCTACCCGTATCACCTGCTCGTCATCACTAATTACAGACTACCGGCCGACGTGGATCGTTGCAATCTCGAG CGTCATCTCTCGGATGCCGAATTCGAAGCTGTTCTCCACTGCACGCGGTCCGAGTTTTATCGGATGCCGCAGTGGCGTCGCAACGACATCAAGAGGCGCGCTCGACTATTCTAA
- the LOC100123688 gene encoding actin-binding LIM protein 1 isoform X12, whose protein sequence is MGKTFCQACKKKCSGEVLRVQDKYFHIGCFKCAQCNTSLAQGGFFAREGAYYCTKDYRERWGTKCAGCGEYVEGDVVTAGEKHAFHPNCFHCQRCRQPLLGQGTKVTLVQGQALCHRCVSIPVREASTPVSSAGKDTGSGGTGQDPGACAGCRQELREGQALVALDRQWHVWCFKCHSCDTVLHGEYMGKDGVPYCEKDYQKQFGVKCAYCNRYISGKVLQAGENHHFHPTCARCTKCGDPFGDGEEMFLQGAAIWHPRCGPGPTGPNGIVNGHSEAHTPQHRSTSTAGANTQDHSERISSSASEMQYYPARTGSPGLILREYGRGGHENVSRIYTYSYLTETPSQGYLRRPIQPYDKPPTSPHFHRPSSSRSIRSSGGRSSRSGMRALVDALSETRPKSPAAGSQVDNDEPIELAHYPDASKPPPGKQPPIERDDFPAPPYPYTDPERRRRWSDTYKGVPDSEDEDEVDQKSIKEVEQKLKKEQDELSKIDTGIAKVFLQDREKDRENLRHKAANVDPRNASRTPSANREPAYRLRYESPVGASPSRNIDHARPWEDEDGISYRSSVGPSYNAGGRSSTRSPAPRNYPPLGSQRAFTLPNSIRHYYSGDYSFSGMGDKTHSTDFSSGKSDISTGSITDVDRRALNDGGILPSSTTYTGGLGSVAVGQHHQHVGQHVRRSLPDMGAAPAEPPKLYPYHLLVITNYRLPADVDRCNLERHLSDAEFEAVLHCTRSEFYRMPQWRRNDIKRRARLF, encoded by the exons GGAAGACCTTCTGCCAGGCATGCAAGAAGAAGTGCAGCGGCGAGGTGCTGCGCGTTCAGGACAAGTACTTCCACATCGGCTGCTTCAAGTGCGCCCAGTGCAACACCAGTCTCGCGCAGGGCGGCTTCTTCGCTCGCGAGGGTGCCTACTACTGCACCAAG GACTACCGAGAACGATGGGGGACCAAGTGCGCCGGCTGTGGCGAGTACGTCGAGGGCGACGTCGTGACGGCTGGCGAGAAACACGCTTTCCATCCCAACTGCTTTCACTGCCAAAGATGCAGACAGCCTCTGCTCGGACAGGGCACTAAAGTCACTCTCGTTCAAG GTCAGGCGTTGTGTCACCGATGCGTGAGCATACCCGTGAGGGAAGCCTCGACGCCGGTCAGCAGCGCCGGTAAGGACACTGGAAGCGGAGGTACTGGACAGGATCCCGGAGCCTGCGCCGGTTGCAGGCAAGAGCTCAGAGAGGGACAGGCCCTGGTGGCACTCGATAGGCAATGGCACGTCTGGTGCTTCAAGTGCCACAGCTGCGATACCGTCTTGCATGGCGAGTACATGGGAAA GGACGGTGTGCCTTACTGCGAGAAAGACTACCAGAAGCAGTTCGGGGTGAAGTGCGCATACTGCAACCGCTACATCAGCGGCAAAGTCCTTCAAGCCGGCGAGAACCACCACTTCCACCCGACCTGCGCGCGTTGCACCAAGTGCGGCGACCCCTTCGGCGACGGCGAGGAGATGTTCCTTCAAGGAGCTGCGATATGGCATCCGCGTTGCGGACCAGGACCCACCGGTCCCAACGGTATCGTCAACGGACACTCCGAGGCCCACACGCCCCAGCATCGCAGCACCTCGACCGCGGGTGCCAATACCCAAGACCATTCCGAGCGCATTTCCAGCAGCGCCTCGGAGATGCAG TACTATCCAGCGAGAACCGGCAGTCCAGGATTGATCCTGCGGGAGTACGGCCGAGGCGGCCACGAAAACGTTTCTAGAATTTACACCTACTCGTATCTGACCGAGACACCGAGTCAGGGATATCTCAGGCGCCCGATCCAACCCTACGACAAGCCACCCACTAGCCCGCACTTTCATAGACCAAGCT CTTCACGTTCGATAAGAAGCAGCGGCGGCCGCAGCAGTCGCTCGGGCATGCGAGCCCTGGTGGACGCCCTAAGCGAGACGAGGCCAAAGTCGCCGGCGGCTGGCAGCCAGGTAGACAACGACGAGCCGATCGAACTCGCCCACTATCCCGACGCCTCGAAGCCGCCACCCGGCAAGCAGCCACCTATCGAGAGAGATGACTTTCCAGCTCCGCCTTATCCCTACACGGATCCCGAGAGACGCAGGCGCTGGTCGGACACCTACAAG GGAGTACCAGATTCGGAGGACGAGGATGAGGTAGATCAAAAGTCCATTAAGGAGGTGGAGCAGAAGCTGAAGAAAGAGCAGGACGAATTGAGCAAGATAGACACGGGTATAGCCAAGGTGTTTCTACAGGACCGTGAGAAAGACCGGGAAAATCTCAGACACAAGGCGGCGAACGTCGACCCGAGAAACGCTTCCAGAACCCCGTCTGCCAACCGCGAGCCGGCTTACAGACTTCGCTACGAAAGTCCAGTTGGTGCCT CGCCATCGAGAAACATCGACCACGCACGACCTTGGGAAGACGAAGATGGAATAAGTTACAGATCTAGCGTAGGACCGAGTTATAACG CCGGTGGCAGGTCGTCGACGCGATCCCCGGCACCGAGGAACTATCCGCCTCTAGGCTCTCAGCGTGCCTTCACTCTTCCGAACTCCATTAGGCACTATTACTCG GGGGACTACTCGTTCAGCGGCATGGGCGACAAGACGCACAGCACTGACTTTTCTTCCGGCAAATCAGATA TATCAACAGGCAGCATCACGGACGTGGACCGGCGGGCACTG AATGACGGGGGCATCCTGCCGTCGTCGACGACGTACACCGGCGGTCTGGGCTCGGTGGCAGTGGGCCAGCATCATCAGCACGTGGGACAACACGTGCGACGCTCACTACCGGACATGGGCGCGGCGCCCGCGGAGCCACCAAAACTCTACCCGTATCACCTGCTCGTCATCACTAATTACAGACTACCGGCCGACGTGGATCGTTGCAATCTCGAG CGTCATCTCTCGGATGCCGAATTCGAAGCTGTTCTCCACTGCACGCGGTCCGAGTTTTATCGGATGCCGCAGTGGCGTCGCAACGACATCAAGAGGCGCGCTCGACTATTCTAA
- the LOC100123688 gene encoding actin-binding LIM protein 1 isoform X11, with translation MGKTFCQACKKKCSGEVLRVQDKYFHIGCFKCAQCNTSLAQGGFFAREGAYYCTKDYRERWGTKCAGCGEYVEGDVVTAGEKHAFHPNCFHCQRCRQPLLGQGTKVTLVQGQALCHRCVSIPVREASTPVSSAGKDTGSGGTGQDPGACAGCRQELREGQALVALDRQWHVWCFKCHSCDTVLHGEYMGKDGVPYCEKDYQKQFGVKCAYCNRYISGKVLQAGENHHFHPTCARCTKCGDPFGDGEEMFLQGAAIWHPRCGPGPTGPNGIVNGHSEAHTPQHRSTSTAGANTQDHSERISSSASEMQYYPARTGSPGLILREYGRGGHENVSRIYTYSYLTETPSQGYLRRPIQPYDKPPTSPHFHRPSSSRSIRSSGGRSSRSGMRALVDALSETRPKSPAAGSQVDNDEPIELAHYPDASKPPPGKQPPIERDDFPAPPYPYTDPERRRRWSDTYKGVPDSEDEDEVDQKSIKEVEQKLKKEQDELSKIDTGIAKVFLQDREKDRENLRHKAANVDPRNASRTPSANREPAYRLRYESPVGASPSRNIDHARPWEDEDGISYRSSVGPSYNAGGRSSTRSPAPRNYPPLGSQRAFTLPNSIRHYYSGDYSFSGMGDKTHSTDFSSGKSDISTGSITDVDRRALVCTTAPYYSQRLSMNDGGILPSSTTYTGGLGSVAVGQHHQHVGQHVRRSLPDMGAAPAEPPKLYPYHLLVITNYRLPADVDRCNLERHLSDAEFEAVLHCTRSEFYRMPQWRRNDIKRRARLF, from the exons GGAAGACCTTCTGCCAGGCATGCAAGAAGAAGTGCAGCGGCGAGGTGCTGCGCGTTCAGGACAAGTACTTCCACATCGGCTGCTTCAAGTGCGCCCAGTGCAACACCAGTCTCGCGCAGGGCGGCTTCTTCGCTCGCGAGGGTGCCTACTACTGCACCAAG GACTACCGAGAACGATGGGGGACCAAGTGCGCCGGCTGTGGCGAGTACGTCGAGGGCGACGTCGTGACGGCTGGCGAGAAACACGCTTTCCATCCCAACTGCTTTCACTGCCAAAGATGCAGACAGCCTCTGCTCGGACAGGGCACTAAAGTCACTCTCGTTCAAG GTCAGGCGTTGTGTCACCGATGCGTGAGCATACCCGTGAGGGAAGCCTCGACGCCGGTCAGCAGCGCCGGTAAGGACACTGGAAGCGGAGGTACTGGACAGGATCCCGGAGCCTGCGCCGGTTGCAGGCAAGAGCTCAGAGAGGGACAGGCCCTGGTGGCACTCGATAGGCAATGGCACGTCTGGTGCTTCAAGTGCCACAGCTGCGATACCGTCTTGCATGGCGAGTACATGGGAAA GGACGGTGTGCCTTACTGCGAGAAAGACTACCAGAAGCAGTTCGGGGTGAAGTGCGCATACTGCAACCGCTACATCAGCGGCAAAGTCCTTCAAGCCGGCGAGAACCACCACTTCCACCCGACCTGCGCGCGTTGCACCAAGTGCGGCGACCCCTTCGGCGACGGCGAGGAGATGTTCCTTCAAGGAGCTGCGATATGGCATCCGCGTTGCGGACCAGGACCCACCGGTCCCAACGGTATCGTCAACGGACACTCCGAGGCCCACACGCCCCAGCATCGCAGCACCTCGACCGCGGGTGCCAATACCCAAGACCATTCCGAGCGCATTTCCAGCAGCGCCTCGGAGATGCAG TACTATCCAGCGAGAACCGGCAGTCCAGGATTGATCCTGCGGGAGTACGGCCGAGGCGGCCACGAAAACGTTTCTAGAATTTACACCTACTCGTATCTGACCGAGACACCGAGTCAGGGATATCTCAGGCGCCCGATCCAACCCTACGACAAGCCACCCACTAGCCCGCACTTTCATAGACCAAGCT CTTCACGTTCGATAAGAAGCAGCGGCGGCCGCAGCAGTCGCTCGGGCATGCGAGCCCTGGTGGACGCCCTAAGCGAGACGAGGCCAAAGTCGCCGGCGGCTGGCAGCCAGGTAGACAACGACGAGCCGATCGAACTCGCCCACTATCCCGACGCCTCGAAGCCGCCACCCGGCAAGCAGCCACCTATCGAGAGAGATGACTTTCCAGCTCCGCCTTATCCCTACACGGATCCCGAGAGACGCAGGCGCTGGTCGGACACCTACAAG GGAGTACCAGATTCGGAGGACGAGGATGAGGTAGATCAAAAGTCCATTAAGGAGGTGGAGCAGAAGCTGAAGAAAGAGCAGGACGAATTGAGCAAGATAGACACGGGTATAGCCAAGGTGTTTCTACAGGACCGTGAGAAAGACCGGGAAAATCTCAGACACAAGGCGGCGAACGTCGACCCGAGAAACGCTTCCAGAACCCCGTCTGCCAACCGCGAGCCGGCTTACAGACTTCGCTACGAAAGTCCAGTTGGTGCCT CGCCATCGAGAAACATCGACCACGCACGACCTTGGGAAGACGAAGATGGAATAAGTTACAGATCTAGCGTAGGACCGAGTTATAACG CCGGTGGCAGGTCGTCGACGCGATCCCCGGCACCGAGGAACTATCCGCCTCTAGGCTCTCAGCGTGCCTTCACTCTTCCGAACTCCATTAGGCACTATTACTCG GGGGACTACTCGTTCAGCGGCATGGGCGACAAGACGCACAGCACTGACTTTTCTTCCGGCAAATCAGATA TATCAACAGGCAGCATCACGGACGTGGACCGGCGGGCACTGGTATGTACAACAGCCCCGTACTACTCCCAGCGGCTTAGCATG AATGACGGGGGCATCCTGCCGTCGTCGACGACGTACACCGGCGGTCTGGGCTCGGTGGCAGTGGGCCAGCATCATCAGCACGTGGGACAACACGTGCGACGCTCACTACCGGACATGGGCGCGGCGCCCGCGGAGCCACCAAAACTCTACCCGTATCACCTGCTCGTCATCACTAATTACAGACTACCGGCCGACGTGGATCGTTGCAATCTCGAG CGTCATCTCTCGGATGCCGAATTCGAAGCTGTTCTCCACTGCACGCGGTCCGAGTTTTATCGGATGCCGCAGTGGCGTCGCAACGACATCAAGAGGCGCGCTCGACTATTCTAA